A single window of Papio anubis isolate 15944 chromosome 8, Panubis1.0, whole genome shotgun sequence DNA harbors:
- the TMEM249 gene encoding transmembrane protein 249: protein MPKARPGSLPTTSIGWRFQLWSLGLSSPERHLARRLKNNSFYPFMQQQPNVFVLEYYLDTLWKGMLLFVVCVVLVSLGSLREVQKQETWVFLAYGVGVGLWLVISSLPRRRLVLNHTRGVYHFSIQGRTVCQGPLHLVYVRLALNSDAYGRCFFQLVLGGHRLEPLVLVQLSERYEQMEYLGRYIARKLNINYFDYLATSYRHVVRHWPPPSTAP from the exons ATGCCTAAGGCCAGGCCCGGCAGCCTGCCCACGACCTCCATCGGCTGGCGCTTCCAGCTCTGGTCCCTAGGACTCTCCTCTCCGGAGCGCCACCTGGCCAGGCGCCTCAAAAACAATAGCTTCTACCCATTCATGCAGCAGCAGCCAAACG TCTTCGTGCTCGAGTACTATCTGGACACGCTGTGGAAGGGGATGCTGCTCTTTGTCGTCTGCGTGGTCCTGGTCAGCTTGGGCTCCCTGAGAGAG GTACAGAAACAGGAGACCTGGGTCTTCCTCGCGTACGGCGTGGGCGTGGGCCTGTGGCTCGTGATCTCGTCGCTGCCGCGGCGCCGCCTGGTGCTGAACCACACGCGCGGCGTGTACCACTTCTCCATCCAGGGCCGCACCGTGTGCCAGGGCCCCTTGCACCTGGTCTACGTGCGCCTGGCCCTCAACTCCGACG CCTACGGAAGGTGCTTCTTCCAGCTGGTCCTCGGCGGCCACAGGTTGGAGCCGCTGGTGCTGGTGCAGCTGTCGGAGCGCTACGAG CAAATGGAATACTTGGGCCGTTACATCGCCCGGAAACTCAACATCAACTACTTTGACTACCTGGCCACCTCCTACCGGCACGTGGTTCGCCACTGGCCACCCCCTAGCACCGCACCGTGA
- the FBXL6 gene encoding F-box/LRR-repeat protein 6, whose amino-acid sequence MASPASRQVRRRARAAPRARSAEDWWWDRLAPSGSGYHLLPSDSMLLVLSEPGPARSRAQRRAARRTPRQPPPGRAAAKPKATLRPDPAPSPEEGPDAGWGDRIPLEILVQIFGLLVAADGPMPFLGRAARVCRRWQEAASQPALWHTVTLSSPLAGRPAKGGVKAEKKLLASLEWLMPNRFSQLQRLTLIHWKSQVHPVLKLVGESCPRLTFLKLSGCHGVTADALVMLAKACCQLHSLDLQHSMVESTAVVSFLEEAGSRMRKLWLTYSSQTTAILGALLGSCCPQLQVLEVSSGINRNSIPLQLPVEALQKGCPQLQVLRLLNLMWLPKPLGRGVAPGPGFPSLEELCLASSTCNFVSNEVLGRLLHGSPNLRLLDLRGCARITPAGLQDLPCRELEQLHLGLYGTSDRLTLAKEGSPLLTQKWCHTLRELDLSGQGFSEKDLEQALAAFLSTPGGSHPALCSLNLRGTRVTPSTVSSVISSCPGLLYLNLESCRCLPRGLKRAYRGLEEVQWCLEQLLTSPLPS is encoded by the exons ATGGCTTCCCCGGCCTCCCGGCAGGTCCGGCGCAGAGCTCGGGCAGCGCCGCGGGCCCGCTCGGCCGAGGACTGGTGGTGGGACCGGCTGGCGCCGAGCGGCTCGGGGTACCACCTGCTTCCGTCCGACAGCATGCTGCTGGTGCTGTCCGAACCCGGACCCGCCCGGAGCCGCGCACAGCGGCGCGCTGCCCGCCGCACTCCCCGGCAGCCGCCCCCGGGCCGCGCCGCGGCCAAGCCCAAGGCCACGCTCAGGCCCGACCCGGCGCCCTCGCCCGAGGAAGGGCCCGACGCGGGCTGGGGAGACCGCATTCCCTTGGAAATCCTGGTGCAGATTTTCGGGCTGTTGGTGGCGGCGGACGGGCCCATGCCCTTCCTCGGCAG GGCTGCGCGCGTGTGCCGCCGCTGGCAGGAGGCCGCTTCCCAACCCGCGCTCTGGCACACCGTGACCCTGTCGTCCCCGCTGGCCGGCCGGCCTGCCAAGGGCGGGGTCAAGGCGGAGAAGAAGCTTCTTGCTTCCCTGGAGTGGCTTATGCCTAATCG GTTTTCACAGCTCCAGAGGCTGACCCTCATCCACTGGAAGTCTCAGGTACACCCCGTGCTGAAG CTGGTAGGCGAGTCCTGTCCTCGGCTCACTTTCCTAAAGCTCTCCGGCTGCCACGGTGTGACTGCTGATGCTCTGGTCATGCTAGCCAAAGCCTGCTGCCAGCTCCATAGCCTGGACCTACAGCACTCCATG GTGGAGTCCACAGCTGTGGTAAGCTTCTTGGAGGAGGCAGGGTCCCGAATGCGCAAGTTGTGGCTGACTTACAGCTCCCAGACGACAGCCATCCTGGGTGCACTGCTG GGCAGCTGCTGCCCCCAGCTCCAGGTTCTGGAAGTGAGCAGCGGCATCAACCGTAACAGCATTCCCCTTCAGCTGCCTGTTGAGGCTCTGCAGAAAGGCTGCCCCCAGCTCCAG GTGCTGCGGCTGCTGAACCTGATGTGGCTGCCCAAGCCTCTGGGACGAGGGGTGGCTCCCGGACCAGGCTTCCCCAGCCTGGAGGAACTCTGCCTGGCAAGCTCAACCTGCAACTTTGTGAGCAACGAGGTCCTGGGCCGCCTACTCCACGGCTCTCCCAACTTGCGCTTACTAGATCTTCGTGGCTGTGCGCGCATCACGCCGGCTGGCCTTCAGGATCTGCCGTGTCGGG AGCTGGAGCAGCTTCATCTGGGCCTGTATGGCACGTCAGACCGGCTGACTCTAGCCAAGGAGGGCAGCCCCCTGTTGACTCAGAAGTGGTGCCATACACTGCGAGAACTGGACTTGAGTGGCCAGGGTTTCAGTGAGAAGGACCTGGAGCAGGCCCTGGCTGCCTTCTTAAGCACCCCTGGGGGCTCACACCCAGCCCTGTGCTCTCTTAACCTCAGGGGCACCCGGGTCACACCCAGCACGGTCAG CTCTGTGATCAGCAGCTGCCCAGGCCTGCTCTACCTGAATCTGGAGTCCTGCCGCTGCCTTCCCCGGGGTCTGAAGCGGGCCTACCGGGGCCTGGAGGAAGTCCAGTGGTGTCTGGAGCAGCTGCTCACCAGCCCCTTGCCCAGCTAG
- the SLC52A2 gene encoding solute carrier family 52, riboflavin transporter, member 2, with product MAAPTPGRPVLTHLLVALFGMGSWAAVNGIWVELPVVVKELPEGWSLPSYVSVLVALGNLGLLVVTLWRRLAPGKGERVPIQVVQVLSMMGTALLAFLWHRVVLVAGQSHSVAFLALAFVLALACCASNVTFLPFLSHLPPRFLRSFFLGQGLSALLPCVLALVQGVGRRECPPAPINGTPGPPLDFLERFPASTFFWALTALLVASAAAFQGLLLLLPPPSVPTGGLGSGLQVGAPGAEEEVEEASPLQEPPSQAADTTPGPDPKAYQLLSAHSACLLGLLAATNALTNGVLPAVQSFSCLPYGRLAYHLAVVLGSAANPLACFLAMGVLCRSLAGLGGLSLLGVLFGGYLMALAVLSPCPPLVGTSAGVVLVVLSWVLCLGVFSYVKVAASSLLHGGGRPALLAAGMAIQVGSLLGAVAMFPPTSIYHVFHSREDCADPCDS from the exons ATGGCAGCACCCACACCCGGCCGTCCGGTGCTGACCCACCTGCTGGTGGCTCTCTTCGGCATGGGCTCCTGGGCTGCGGTCAATGGGATCTGGGTGGAACTACCTGTGGTGGTCAAAGAGCTTCCGGAGG GTTGGAGTCTCCCCTCCTACGTCTCTGTGCTTGTGGCGCTGGGGAACCTGGGTCTGCTGGTGGTGACCCTTTGGAGGCGGCTGGCCCCAGGAAAGGGCGAGCGGGTCCCCATCCAGGTGGTGCAGGTGCTGAGCATGATGGGCACAGCTCTCCTGGCCTTTCTGTGGCACCGCGTGGTCCTAGTGGCAGGACAGTCGCATTCCGTGGCCTTCTTAGCACTGGCCTTTGTGCTGGCGCTGGCATGCTGTGCCTCTAATGTCACTTTCCTGCCCTTCCTGAGCCACCTGCCACCTCGCTTCTTACGGTCATTCTTCCTGGGTCAAGGCCTGAGTGCCCTGCTGCCCTGCGTGCTGGCCCTGGTGCAGGGTGTGGGCCGCCGTGAGTGCCCGCCAGCCCCCATCAACGGCACCCCCGGCCCCCCACTCGACTTCCTTGAGCGTTTTCCTGCCAGCACCTTCTTCTGGGCACTGACTGCCCTTCTGGTCGCTTCAGCTGCTGCCTTTCAGGGTCTCCTGCTGCTGTTGCCACCACCATCTGTACCCACAGGGGGTTTAGGATCAGGCCTCCAGGTGGGAGCCCCAGGAGCAGAGGAAGAGGTGGAAGAGGCCTCACCATTGCAagagccaccaagccaggcagCAGACACCACCCCTGGTCCAGACCCTAAGGCCTATCAGCTTCTCTCAGCCCACAGTGCCTGCCTGCTGGGCCTGTTGGCCGCCACCAACGCACTGACCAACGGCGTGCTACCTGCTGTGCAGAGCTTTTCCTGCTTACCCTACGGGCGTCTGGCCTACCACCTGGCTGTGGTGCTGGGCAGTGCTGCCAATCCCCTGGCCTGCTTCCTGGCCATGGGTGTGCTGTGCAG ATCCTTGGCAGGGCTGGGCGGCCTCTCTCTGCTGGGCGTGCTCTTTGGGGGCTACCTGATGGCGCTGGCAGTCCTGAGCCCCTGCCCGCCCCTGGTGGGCACCTCGGCAGGGGTGGTCCTTGTG GTGCTGTCGTGGGTGCTGTGTCTTGGCGTTTTCTCCTACGTGAAGGTGGCAGCCAGCTCCCTGCTGCATGGCGGGGGCCGGCCGGCATTGCTGGCAGCCGGTATGGCCATCCAGGTGGGCTCTCTGCTCGGCGCTGTTGCTATGTTCCCCCCCACCAGCATCTATCACGTGTTCCACAGCAGAGAGGACTGTGCAGACCCCTGTGACTCCTGA